A genome region from Celeribacter baekdonensis includes the following:
- a CDS encoding putative sulfate exporter family transporter, which produces MRQALASGEKHRPQVLPGFLIGFAVLALLNSLGVIPDVLRSLLTQLSGWALLVAIAAVGIKTSPRSIIAVGGTAIMMIVAETVFLALFVLGVVMCL; this is translated from the coding sequence GTGCGTCAGGCGTTGGCCTCAGGCGAGAAACATCGACCACAAGTTCTGCCGGGGTTTTTGATCGGATTTGCCGTACTGGCCTTGCTCAACTCCCTTGGCGTGATCCCAGACGTGCTGCGCTCGCTTTTGACCCAACTGTCCGGCTGGGCGCTTTTGGTTGCCATTGCGGCCGTCGGGATAAAAACCTCACCGCGTAGCATCATCGCCGTGGGAGGCACCGCCATCATGATGATCGTGGCCGAAACCGTTTTCCTCGCACTTTTCGTGCTGGGCGTGGTGATGTGCCTCTAA
- a CDS encoding LysR family transcriptional regulator, whose product MGAAEYLGVSAPGVSRLIKHTEETLNLRLFERRSGLFVPSVEAQTVFDQIRAVYKGVENLQLSLESLQKGENVQLAFALPLPSPSSSPPVLCATCVPASPICISI is encoded by the coding sequence ATGGGCGCGGCGGAGTACCTCGGCGTGTCGGCACCGGGCGTCAGCCGGTTGATCAAACACACCGAAGAAACGCTGAACCTGCGGCTGTTTGAACGCCGCTCCGGGCTTTTTGTCCCCTCCGTCGAGGCGCAGACCGTGTTCGACCAAATCCGCGCCGTATATAAAGGCGTTGAAAACCTGCAACTGTCTCTTGAGAGCCTGCAAAAAGGCGAAAACGTTCAACTCGCCTTTGCTCTGCCCCTTCCGTCGCCCAGTTCATCGCCGCCCGTGCTCTGCGCCACGTGCGTTCCCGCTTCCCCGATCTGTATATCGATCTGA
- a CDS encoding LysR substrate-binding domain-containing protein, with amino-acid sequence MRHVRSRFPDLYIDLNILKIEETVDYLLLERGEFVIMSSKVDNPGIETEEIAATTLVCVLPEGHPLAEKDEISVHDLVHEPLVGSIPMTPMVLCSSNRFWITG; translated from the coding sequence CTGCGCCACGTGCGTTCCCGCTTCCCCGATCTGTATATCGATCTGAACATTCTCAAGATCGAAGAGACCGTCGACTACCTTTTGTTGGAACGCGGAGAGTTTGTAATCATGAGTTCCAAGGTCGACAACCCGGGCATCGAAACCGAAGAAATCGCCGCGACCACATTGGTCTGTGTGCTGCCTGAGGGGCATCCTTTGGCGGAGAAAGACGAAATCTCGGTGCACGATCTGGTCCATGAACCTCTTGTTGGGTCGATCCCGATGACCCCTATGGTGCTTTGCTCATCAAACCGTTTCTGGATCACGGG